In one Streptomyces sp. NBC_00597 genomic region, the following are encoded:
- a CDS encoding DUF1990 domain-containing protein, which produces MTRLISTTSTRGSGSTRASGSGSTGSSSSFSYADRGATQHRPLPAGYNHLHHRTRIGHGQAVFETAGTAVTTFGAHRASGMLIRAGHGSVRPGSRVVVGIGCGPVRISAPCQVVWTAYEPARIGFAYGTLTGHPECGEESFMVHRDPDGTVWFEVTAFSRPSAWYTRLAGPVVPFLQRCYARRLGRTLRKLAAAA; this is translated from the coding sequence ATGACCCGACTCATCAGCACCACCAGCACTCGCGGCAGCGGCAGCACTCGCGCGAGCGGCAGCGGCAGCACCGGCAGCAGCAGCTCCTTCAGCTACGCCGACCGGGGAGCGACGCAGCACCGCCCGCTGCCCGCCGGATACAACCACCTGCACCACCGCACCCGGATAGGTCACGGCCAGGCCGTCTTCGAGACCGCCGGGACCGCCGTCACCACCTTCGGCGCCCACCGGGCCTCCGGCATGCTGATCCGGGCCGGCCACGGCTCGGTCCGGCCCGGGAGCCGGGTGGTGGTCGGGATCGGCTGCGGGCCGGTGCGGATCAGCGCGCCGTGCCAGGTGGTCTGGACGGCGTACGAGCCCGCGCGCATCGGCTTCGCGTACGGGACCCTGACCGGCCACCCGGAGTGCGGGGAAGAGTCCTTCATGGTGCACCGGGACCCCGACGGCACGGTGTGGTTCGAGGTGACCGCCTTCAGCCGCCCCAGCGCCTGGTACACGCGCCTCGCGGGCCCGGTGGTTCCCTTCCTCCAGCGGTGCTACGCCCGCCGGCTCGGCCGCACCCTGCGCAAGCTGGCCGCCGCGGCCTGA
- a CDS encoding DUF6777 domain-containing protein: protein MHVPTHRQAPRRHTPLRAAVFTLLGLLAAACGSPEEPTSAAGPESQEVLLQPVASAGPDPFTATSATAESAPAQPPLPNPTGQGVRTVKADTPGLYGGTRRLGSCDVEQQLRALTEDDAKAKAFAQAVSVEPAKLPEFLRGLTPVVLRADTRVTNHAFRDGRADAFQSVLQAGTAVLVDDHGMPRVRCACGNPLQAPRAPKGSALKGDQWNGYQPHQVIVVEPAQHAIKSLVIVNIADNTWLERKTGDDGAQDRTPQPVPAYDPAEGIPVGPVTPPGAASAEPCAPPETNDGAGAGANGLARTAPPAPPKPPSGPAGVPAPQATDCVPAQSEQQAQPAQPAQPGQPTPAAPQRQRPAQPPAPPRSDAPRNQPGDVPPGAPSDPLDPLADPLADLPPDLPPQGPADPGHQPEPDGSMPLPRDAGDPFAPYDQGSPYDPFGAPDRRRSHSDPVSSLGSA, encoded by the coding sequence GTGCACGTACCGACACACCGTCAGGCTCCGCGCCGTCATACACCGCTCCGCGCCGCCGTCTTCACGCTCCTCGGGCTGCTCGCCGCGGCCTGCGGCAGCCCCGAAGAACCCACGAGCGCGGCCGGCCCCGAGAGCCAGGAGGTCCTGCTCCAGCCCGTCGCCTCGGCCGGCCCCGACCCCTTCACCGCCACCTCGGCCACCGCTGAGTCGGCCCCCGCGCAGCCCCCGCTGCCCAACCCCACGGGCCAGGGCGTCCGGACCGTCAAGGCGGACACCCCCGGCCTCTACGGCGGCACCAGGCGGCTGGGCAGCTGCGACGTGGAACAGCAGCTGCGTGCCCTCACCGAGGACGACGCCAAGGCCAAGGCCTTCGCCCAGGCCGTCTCCGTCGAGCCGGCGAAGCTCCCCGAGTTCCTGCGCGGCCTCACCCCGGTCGTCCTGCGCGCCGACACCCGCGTCACCAACCACGCCTTCCGCGACGGCCGGGCGGACGCCTTCCAGTCCGTCCTGCAGGCCGGCACCGCCGTCCTCGTCGACGACCACGGCATGCCCCGGGTCCGGTGCGCCTGCGGGAACCCGCTCCAGGCGCCGCGCGCGCCCAAGGGGTCGGCGCTCAAGGGCGACCAGTGGAACGGCTACCAGCCGCACCAGGTCATCGTCGTCGAACCGGCCCAGCACGCGATCAAGAGCCTGGTCATCGTCAACATCGCCGACAACACCTGGCTCGAACGCAAGACCGGCGACGACGGCGCCCAGGACCGCACCCCGCAGCCGGTCCCCGCGTACGACCCGGCCGAAGGCATCCCCGTCGGCCCCGTGACCCCGCCCGGAGCCGCCTCGGCGGAACCGTGCGCCCCGCCCGAGACCAACGACGGCGCGGGCGCCGGGGCGAACGGCCTGGCCCGGACCGCGCCGCCGGCCCCGCCCAAACCGCCCAGCGGACCCGCCGGGGTCCCGGCCCCCCAGGCCACGGACTGCGTGCCGGCGCAGAGCGAGCAGCAGGCCCAACCCGCCCAGCCCGCCCAGCCCGGCCAGCCCACGCCGGCGGCCCCGCAGCGGCAGCGGCCCGCGCAGCCGCCCGCACCTCCGCGCTCCGACGCGCCCCGGAACCAGCCGGGCGACGTACCCCCGGGAGCCCCCTCCGACCCCCTGGACCCCTTGGCCGACCCGCTCGCCGACCTTCCGCCGGACCTGCCCCCGCAGGGCCCGGCCGACCCGGGGCACCAGCCGGAACCCGACGGCTCGATGCCGCTGCCGCGCGACGCGGGCGACCCGTTCGCCCCGTACGACCAGGGCTCCCCGTACGACCCGTTCGGCGCCCCGGACCGGCGCCGGTCCCACTCGGACCCCGTCTCCTCGCTGGGGAGCGCCTGA
- a CDS encoding SpoIIE family protein phosphatase, with translation MCHGGPVPTTVSLPDDWPAHPDRSLSLNRMGSFDWDLETGLMHLDAAALDVFDTTPDAYDGRPESLSPRVPPAEQTRLDALVSSALKSGEDSYGAYFRIRCKDGRLRWTHTQGRVMRGPDGRPFRIIGIVRDATEELSHSAERLGLDEERRRQTSVVESTTAALAHARTVRDVIDVIGDAHGLERLGSMGMVMGLVEAGRIHLVAEGPQDSFVPGTRYTRIDEQYPMSEVVRSLQPRFLDSAEEFAEGYPELWSKISSMRISAAAYLPLIAQARPIGAIGLLYQDKDGFTQDERNLLVALGSSIAQSLQRAMLLEQEHDLAEGLQQAMLPRRIPSVPGAEIAVRYRSARMGRDIGGDWYDVIPLPGGRVGAVIGDVQGHDTHAAAVMGQLRIVLRAYAAEGHAPGTVMARASVFLHELDTDRFATCTYVEADLSTGVLQVVRAGHIDPLLRTRDGDCRRLPVEGGMPLSLSAEFGRLAYPVTTVELDPGETLLLCTDGLVEHPGADLDDGIQLLTALVRSGPADLARLADRLCEVIDERGGDDDMALLLLRREAEEAPQSGGRLQQHVAPGDPEALVAARHMIGAAVRAWGARDRADEIELVADELIVNALMHTDGPAIVTLRVLTGPDRRLRVEVEDRSSALPRRREAGVSGVSGRGLMLVDRLSDVWGVEPRGSGKCVWCEFVMS, from the coding sequence GTGTGTCATGGTGGACCGGTGCCGACCACCGTATCGCTGCCGGACGATTGGCCCGCACACCCGGACCGGTCGCTCTCGCTGAACCGCATGGGCAGTTTCGACTGGGACCTGGAGACCGGTCTCATGCACCTGGACGCGGCTGCCCTCGACGTGTTCGACACGACGCCCGACGCGTACGACGGACGGCCCGAGTCCCTCTCCCCACGGGTCCCGCCCGCCGAGCAGACCCGGCTCGACGCCCTCGTCTCCAGCGCCCTCAAGAGCGGCGAAGACAGCTACGGCGCCTATTTCCGGATCCGCTGCAAGGACGGGCGGCTGCGCTGGACGCACACCCAGGGCCGCGTCATGCGCGGCCCCGACGGCCGCCCGTTCCGGATCATCGGCATCGTCCGCGACGCCACCGAGGAGCTCAGCCACTCGGCGGAACGCCTCGGCCTCGACGAGGAGCGGCGCCGCCAGACCTCGGTGGTCGAGAGCACCACCGCCGCCCTCGCGCACGCCCGGACCGTACGGGACGTCATCGACGTCATCGGCGACGCCCACGGTCTGGAGCGGCTCGGCTCCATGGGCATGGTGATGGGCCTCGTCGAGGCCGGGCGCATCCACCTCGTGGCCGAGGGCCCCCAGGACAGTTTCGTCCCCGGCACCCGGTACACCCGGATCGACGAGCAGTACCCGATGAGCGAGGTCGTCCGCTCGCTGCAACCGCGCTTCCTCGACTCCGCGGAGGAATTCGCCGAGGGCTATCCCGAGCTCTGGTCGAAGATCTCGTCCATGCGGATCTCGGCGGCCGCCTACCTGCCGCTGATCGCCCAAGCCCGCCCGATCGGCGCGATCGGACTGCTCTACCAGGACAAGGACGGCTTCACCCAGGACGAGCGGAACCTGCTGGTCGCCCTGGGCAGCAGCATCGCGCAGAGCCTCCAGCGCGCGATGCTGCTGGAACAGGAGCACGACCTGGCGGAAGGCCTCCAGCAGGCGATGCTGCCGCGCCGGATCCCCTCGGTGCCCGGTGCGGAGATCGCCGTACGGTACCGCTCCGCCCGGATGGGCCGGGACATCGGCGGCGACTGGTACGACGTCATCCCGCTGCCCGGCGGCCGGGTCGGCGCGGTCATCGGTGACGTCCAGGGCCACGACACCCACGCGGCGGCGGTCATGGGCCAGCTGCGCATCGTGCTGCGCGCGTACGCCGCCGAAGGCCACGCACCGGGCACGGTCATGGCCCGGGCCTCCGTCTTCCTGCACGAGCTGGACACCGACCGTTTCGCGACCTGCACCTACGTGGAGGCCGACCTCTCCACCGGCGTGCTCCAAGTGGTCCGCGCCGGGCACATCGACCCCCTGCTGCGCACCCGCGACGGGGACTGCCGGCGGCTGCCGGTGGAGGGCGGCATGCCGCTGAGCCTGTCGGCGGAGTTCGGCCGCCTGGCGTACCCGGTGACCACCGTCGAACTGGACCCGGGCGAAACGCTCCTGCTGTGTACCGACGGCCTCGTGGAACACCCCGGCGCGGACCTCGACGACGGGATCCAGCTGCTCACCGCCCTGGTCCGGAGCGGACCTGCGGACCTCGCACGGCTGGCGGACCGGCTCTGCGAGGTGATCGACGAGCGGGGCGGCGACGACGACATGGCCCTCCTCCTGCTGCGCCGCGAGGCCGAGGAAGCCCCGCAGAGCGGCGGCCGCCTCCAGCAGCACGTGGCCCCCGGCGACCCGGAAGCCCTGGTCGCCGCCCGCCACATGATCGGCGCGGCGGTGCGCGCGTGGGGCGCCCGGGACCGGGCCGACGAGATCGAACTCGTCGCCGACGAGCTCATCGTGAACGCCCTCATGCACACGGACGGCCCGGCGATCGTCACCCTCCGGGTCCTGACGGGGCCCGACCGCCGCCTCCGCGTCGAGGTCGAGGACCGCTCCAGCGCACTGCCGCGCCGCCGCGAGGCGGGCGTCTCGGGCGTCTCGGGCCGCGGCCTGATGTTGGTGGACCGCCTGTCGGACGTCTGGGGCGTGGAACCCCGGGGCAGCGGCAAATGCGTCTGGTGCGAGTTCGTGATGTCCTGA